In one Umezawaea sp. Da 62-37 genomic region, the following are encoded:
- the paaI gene encoding hydroxyphenylacetyl-CoA thioesterase PaaI encodes MFAADAASNALGIELLHLDEGTARLSMTITARMVNGHGIGHGGYVFLLADSAFSCACNREGSVTVAAQAEIDFIAPVHVGDELVADAVERASFGRSGIYDITVRRGDQVVAEFRGRSRTLR; translated from the coding sequence ATGTTCGCGGCCGACGCCGCGTCCAACGCCCTCGGGATCGAACTGCTGCACCTCGACGAGGGCACCGCGCGGCTGTCGATGACGATCACGGCGCGGATGGTGAACGGCCACGGGATCGGCCACGGCGGGTACGTGTTCCTGCTCGCCGACAGCGCGTTCTCCTGCGCCTGCAACCGGGAGGGCTCGGTCACGGTCGCCGCCCAGGCGGAGATCGACTTCATCGCCCCGGTGCACGTGGGCGACGAACTGGTCGCCGACGCCGTCGAGCGCGCGTCGTTCGGCCGCAGCGGCATCTACGACATCACCGTGCGACGCGGCGACCAGGTCGTGGCGGAGTTCCGCGGCCGCAGCCGCACGCTGCGCTAG
- a CDS encoding DUF6584 family protein: protein MPVEVTLHRAAEELTRGDLANVLRARQRLAGLVGSYPTRLDLRDKLAAVYRVLGNGVQAGRWSYLSEVRDAVEVIAFEHAYKTPVARLTALNWVGGENAAETETARTRLMALHRAATEQIQDELTVAEQQQPGRSWVTCALMAVGLAITALLIVMGAITVVRFGYRMLVA, encoded by the coding sequence ATGCCAGTCGAGGTGACGCTGCACCGAGCGGCCGAGGAACTCACGCGCGGGGACTTGGCCAACGTCCTGCGCGCACGCCAGAGACTGGCCGGTCTGGTCGGCAGCTACCCCACCCGGCTGGACCTCCGCGACAAGCTCGCGGCCGTGTACCGGGTGCTCGGCAACGGCGTGCAGGCAGGCCGCTGGAGCTACCTGTCCGAGGTGCGCGACGCCGTCGAGGTGATCGCGTTCGAGCACGCGTACAAGACGCCGGTCGCCCGGCTGACGGCGTTGAACTGGGTCGGCGGCGAGAACGCGGCGGAGACCGAGACCGCGCGGACCCGGCTGATGGCGCTGCACCGGGCCGCGACCGAGCAGATCCAGGACGAGCTGACCGTCGCGGAACAGCAGCAGCCCGGCCGGTCCTGGGTCACCTGCGCGCTGATGGCCGTCGGACTGGCGATCACGGCGCTGCTCATCGTGATGGGCGCCATCACCGTCGTGCGCTTCGGGTACCGCATGCTGGTGGCATGA
- a CDS encoding serine/threonine dehydratase, with protein sequence MTIDVAAAAERIRPYARRTPLWRVEVDGRPLALKLEHLQLTGSFKIRGALNTLLAGPAVDHVVTASGGNHGLGVAKAAQLLGVAATVYVPVSAPDGKVRRIEAAGAKLIRHGATYAEAAAAAREHDGAYVEAYDDPLVVSGQGTVGLEIVAELPAVDSIAVAVGGGGLVAGIAAAAHGRLTVAVEPEGCSALRNALAAGGPVDGPVDSVASSALGATRVGEVPFEVLKSAAVTSLLVTDSELLAARDRLWEEFRLAVEPAAAVPFAAFLAGTVPGDLPCVVLCGANTDWTP encoded by the coding sequence ATGACCATCGACGTCGCGGCCGCCGCCGAACGCATCCGCCCGTACGCCCGCCGCACTCCCCTGTGGCGCGTCGAAGTGGACGGTCGACCGCTCGCGCTGAAGCTGGAACACCTGCAGCTGACCGGGTCCTTCAAGATCCGGGGCGCGCTGAACACGCTGCTCGCCGGGCCCGCGGTCGACCACGTGGTGACCGCGTCCGGCGGCAACCACGGACTGGGCGTGGCGAAGGCCGCGCAGCTGCTGGGAGTGGCGGCGACGGTGTACGTGCCCGTCTCCGCGCCCGACGGGAAGGTGCGGCGGATCGAGGCCGCCGGGGCGAAGCTGATCCGGCACGGCGCCACCTACGCCGAGGCCGCGGCGGCCGCCCGCGAGCACGACGGGGCCTACGTGGAGGCGTACGACGACCCGCTCGTCGTATCCGGGCAGGGCACCGTCGGACTGGAGATCGTCGCCGAACTGCCCGCCGTGGACTCGATCGCCGTCGCGGTCGGCGGCGGCGGGCTGGTCGCCGGGATCGCCGCCGCCGCGCACGGCAGGCTCACCGTGGCCGTCGAACCGGAGGGCTGCTCCGCGCTGCGCAACGCGCTGGCCGCCGGGGGACCCGTGGACGGCCCGGTCGACTCCGTCGCCTCGTCCGCGCTCGGCGCCACCCGTGTGGGTGAGGTGCCGTTCGAGGTCCTGAAGTCCGCCGCGGTCACGTCGCTGCTGGTCACCGACTCGGAGCTGCTGGCGGCCCGCGACCGGCTGTGGGAGGAGTTCCGGCTCGCCGTGGAACCCGCCGCCGCCGTCCCGTTCGCGGCGTTCCTGGCGGGCACCGTGCCCGGTGACCTGCCGTGCGTGGTCCTGTGCGGGGCGAACACCGACTGGACCCCCTGA
- the mnmA gene encoding tRNA 2-thiouridine(34) synthase MnmA: protein MRVLAAMSGGVDSAVAAARAVEAGHDVTGVHLALSAKPGTLRTGARGCCTIEDAHDARRAADLMGIPFYVWDFAERFTEDVVEDFVAEYAAGRTPNPCLRCNERIKFEALLDKAIALGFDAVCTGHYARLSTEDGVVELRRSADDGKDQSYVLASLTREQLSHAMFPLGGSTKADVRIEAATRGLAVAEKPDSHDICFIPDGDTQKFLGNRLGQSPGLLIDDATGAVLGRHAGVHEFTIGQRKGLGIDAPASDGRPRYVLSLEPVSGNVRVGAAEKLAVTTITATRTSWPSGTPLTGPLECVAQVRAHGGTAPAVAELVDGHLQVHLREPLTGVAPGQAVALYRPDANGDLVLASATINTTA from the coding sequence ATGCGGGTGCTCGCGGCGATGAGCGGCGGAGTCGACTCCGCGGTGGCGGCCGCGCGCGCGGTCGAGGCGGGCCACGACGTGACCGGCGTGCACCTCGCGCTGTCGGCCAAGCCGGGCACGCTGCGCACCGGCGCCCGCGGCTGCTGCACCATCGAGGACGCCCACGACGCCCGCCGCGCGGCGGACCTGATGGGCATCCCGTTCTACGTGTGGGACTTCGCCGAGCGCTTCACCGAGGACGTGGTGGAGGACTTCGTCGCCGAGTACGCGGCGGGCCGCACCCCCAACCCGTGCCTGCGCTGCAACGAGCGGATCAAGTTCGAGGCGCTGCTGGACAAGGCGATCGCCCTCGGCTTCGACGCCGTCTGCACCGGCCACTACGCCCGGCTGTCCACCGAGGACGGTGTCGTCGAGCTGCGCCGCAGCGCCGACGACGGCAAGGACCAGTCGTACGTGCTCGCCTCGCTCACCCGCGAGCAGCTCTCGCACGCCATGTTCCCGCTGGGCGGCAGCACCAAGGCCGACGTCCGGATCGAGGCGGCCACCCGCGGTCTCGCCGTGGCGGAGAAGCCGGACAGCCACGACATCTGCTTCATCCCCGACGGCGACACCCAGAAGTTCCTCGGCAACCGCCTCGGCCAGTCGCCCGGCCTGCTGATCGACGACGCCACCGGCGCCGTCCTCGGCCGCCACGCGGGCGTCCACGAGTTCACCATCGGCCAGCGCAAGGGCCTCGGCATCGACGCCCCCGCCTCCGACGGCCGCCCCCGCTACGTCCTTTCATTGGAACCCGTCTCCGGCAACGTCCGCGTCGGCGCCGCCGAGAAGCTCGCCGTCACCACGATCACCGCCACCCGCACCTCCTGGCCCTCCGGCACCCCCCTGACCGGCCCCCTGGAGTGCGTCGCCCAGGTCCGCGCCCACGGCGGCACCGCCCCCGCCGTCGCGGAACTGGTGGACGGCCACCTCCAGGTCCACCTCCGCGAACCCCTCACCGGCGTCGCCCCCGGCCAGGCCGTCGCCCTCTACCGCCCGGACGCCAACGGCGACCTAGTGCTGGCCAGCGCCACCATCAACACCACCGCCTGA
- a CDS encoding cysteine desulfurase family protein codes for MAYLDHAATTPMHPAAITAMTRALSTLGNASSLHTSGRRARRAVEEAREDIADALGARPSEVVFTSGGTESDNLAVKGVFWARRAADPLRRRVLASAVEHHAVLDAVQWLADQDGAEVTWLDTDRYGRVHPDVLREAIQGDDVALVTAMWANNEVGTINPVAELAAVAAEHGVPFHTDAVQAVGAVPVDFKASGANALTMTGHKVGGPYGVGVLLLGRDVACTPLLHGGGQERDVRSGTLDVPAIVGLATAVRRAVEDQPANAVEVAALRDELIASVRRVVPDAIVNGDPGPLRLPGNAHLTFPGCEGDSLLMLLDAKGIECSTGSACTAGVAQPSHVLLAMDVEPALSRGSLRFSLGHTSTARDVQDLAEAIGPVVERARNAGLAGMRRSKSKNVKAEV; via the coding sequence ATGGCCTACCTCGATCATGCCGCCACGACGCCGATGCACCCCGCTGCGATCACGGCGATGACGCGGGCTTTGTCCACCTTGGGCAACGCCTCGTCCCTGCACACCTCGGGCAGGCGCGCGCGCCGCGCCGTCGAGGAGGCCCGCGAGGACATCGCGGACGCGCTGGGCGCCCGGCCGTCGGAGGTCGTCTTCACCAGCGGCGGCACCGAGAGCGACAACCTGGCCGTCAAGGGCGTCTTCTGGGCCCGCCGCGCCGCCGACCCGCTGCGCAGGCGCGTGCTGGCCTCGGCCGTCGAGCACCACGCCGTGCTGGACGCGGTGCAGTGGCTCGCCGACCAGGACGGCGCCGAGGTCACCTGGCTCGACACCGACCGGTACGGCCGCGTGCACCCCGACGTGCTGCGCGAGGCGATCCAGGGCGACGACGTGGCGCTGGTCACGGCGATGTGGGCGAACAACGAGGTCGGCACGATCAACCCGGTCGCCGAGCTGGCCGCCGTCGCCGCCGAGCACGGGGTCCCGTTCCACACCGACGCCGTGCAGGCCGTCGGCGCGGTCCCGGTCGACTTCAAGGCCTCCGGTGCGAACGCGCTGACGATGACCGGCCACAAGGTCGGCGGACCCTACGGCGTCGGCGTGCTGCTGCTGGGCCGCGACGTGGCGTGCACGCCGCTGCTGCACGGCGGCGGCCAGGAGCGCGACGTGCGCTCCGGCACCCTGGACGTGCCCGCGATCGTCGGTCTCGCGACGGCCGTGCGGCGCGCGGTGGAGGACCAGCCCGCGAACGCCGTCGAGGTGGCCGCGCTGCGCGACGAGCTGATCGCCTCCGTGCGCCGGGTCGTCCCGGACGCGATCGTGAACGGCGACCCCGGCCCGCTGCGGCTGCCCGGCAACGCCCACCTGACGTTCCCCGGCTGCGAGGGCGACAGCCTGCTGATGCTGCTCGACGCCAAGGGCATCGAGTGCTCCACCGGCTCCGCCTGCACCGCGGGCGTGGCCCAGCCGAGCCACGTGCTGCTCGCGATGGACGTCGAACCGGCGCTGTCGCGCGGGTCCCTGCGGTTCTCCCTGGGGCACACGTCGACCGCGCGGGACGTGCAGGACCTCGCCGAGGCCATCGGCCCGGTCGTGGAACGCGCGCGCAACGCCGGCCTGGCCGGGATGCGCCGCTCCAAGAGCAAGAACGTCAAGGCGGAGGTGTAG
- a CDS encoding MFS transporter, whose translation MSTTESAEKSRLWAPDRRGPTAGIVLLVTLLAFEAMGVSTAMPRMVADLRGDELYAWPFVAFLASSVVATVLSGRFCDLRGPKPVLLAGPLVFLAGLLTAGFAQQMGVLLAGRVLQGFGAGMQIVAIYVVIGLVYPARDRPAVFGALAAAWVVPSLVGPALAGFFTEHLTWRLVFLALAPLVLIGFVLLVPVLRTLPKHVDGVVPARRGLLLSAVGGGAGVSALSWAAQHPSGLNLVLGLAGIAVLVPSLLVLLPKGTLRAKRGLPVTVLARGMLAGSFFATEAFIPLTLTSVHGYSPLASGIPLTLSALGWSTASMWQSRRPDIPRGTLVRWGFVLNATGIAGVTLIAPTWGPAWATAPLWAIAGSGMGLAMSSVSVLVLASSTDADRGFNSSAVQISDMLGSALLVGLGGVVVTTFASTAVPTAAIIPFDLAMAALAVLGAFLTGARTEPVR comes from the coding sequence GTGAGCACCACCGAGAGCGCGGAGAAGAGCAGGCTGTGGGCCCCGGACCGCCGAGGGCCGACCGCGGGGATCGTCCTCCTGGTCACCCTGCTGGCGTTCGAGGCGATGGGCGTCAGCACGGCGATGCCGCGGATGGTCGCGGACCTGCGCGGTGACGAGCTGTACGCCTGGCCGTTCGTCGCGTTCCTGGCCTCCAGCGTGGTCGCGACGGTGCTGTCCGGCCGGTTCTGCGACCTGCGCGGCCCCAAGCCCGTGCTGCTGGCGGGTCCGCTGGTGTTCCTCGCCGGGCTGCTGACCGCCGGGTTCGCCCAGCAGATGGGGGTGCTGCTCGCGGGCCGCGTCCTCCAGGGCTTCGGCGCGGGAATGCAGATCGTGGCCATCTACGTGGTGATCGGCCTCGTCTACCCGGCGCGCGACCGCCCCGCGGTGTTCGGCGCGCTGGCCGCGGCTTGGGTCGTGCCGTCGCTGGTCGGCCCGGCGCTCGCGGGCTTCTTCACCGAGCACCTCACCTGGCGGCTGGTGTTCCTCGCGCTGGCGCCGCTCGTGCTGATCGGCTTCGTCCTGCTGGTCCCGGTCCTGCGCACGCTGCCGAAGCACGTGGACGGCGTCGTCCCGGCCCGCCGGGGCCTGCTGCTCTCGGCCGTCGGCGGCGGCGCGGGCGTCTCGGCGCTGAGCTGGGCCGCCCAGCACCCGAGCGGGCTGAACCTGGTCCTCGGCCTGGCGGGCATCGCCGTGCTGGTGCCGTCGCTGCTGGTCCTGCTGCCCAAGGGCACGCTGCGCGCCAAGCGCGGCCTCCCCGTCACGGTGCTGGCCCGCGGGATGCTCGCGGGCTCGTTCTTCGCGACCGAGGCGTTCATCCCGCTCACCCTGACCTCCGTCCACGGCTACTCGCCGCTCGCCTCCGGCATCCCGCTCACGCTGAGCGCGCTCGGCTGGTCGACCGCCTCGATGTGGCAGTCCCGCAGGCCCGACATCCCGCGCGGCACGCTCGTCCGGTGGGGCTTCGTGCTCAACGCCACCGGCATCGCGGGCGTGACGTTGATCGCCCCGACGTGGGGCCCGGCGTGGGCGACGGCGCCCCTGTGGGCCATCGCGGGCTCCGGGATGGGCCTGGCGATGTCCAGCGTGAGCGTGCTCGTGCTGGCCTCCTCCACCGACGCCGACCGGGGCTTCAACTCCTCCGCGGTGCAGATCAGCGACATGCTGGGCTCCGCGCTGCTGGTCGGCCTCGGCGGTGTCGTGGTCACGACGTTCGCCTCCACCGCCGTCCCGACGGCCGCGATCATCCCGTTCGACCTCGCCATGGCCGCCCTCGCGGTCCTCGGGGCCTTCCTGACGGGAGCGCGCACCGAACCGGTTCGCTGA
- a CDS encoding lysophospholipid acyltransferase family protein has translation MTHAWMPHSPCGAGCLDHSAPRVGAARAAFRLMAAATVMLAGLLVVACLLVLRGHARESLLRQWFRTLLRAFGARLRVHGAVRFQETEGRGVLVVSNHVSWLDELAIDGVQPIRLVAKKDIRDWPVLGWLVTAARTVYLDRERLSLLPGTVAELAGALRDGAAVGIHAEGTTWCGLASGGYRPALFQAALDAGVPVRPVVLRYRLGDGSPTTAPAFVGTDTLADSIRRVVRLRGLVVDVHVLDEIAPGRASTRRELAGLAQREAERVLHGALTRPHIDLTSTPVEVER, from the coding sequence GTGACGCACGCCTGGATGCCGCACTCGCCGTGCGGCGCCGGTTGCCTTGACCACTCGGCGCCACGGGTCGGCGCGGCCAGGGCGGCGTTCCGGCTGATGGCCGCGGCCACCGTGATGCTGGCAGGGCTGCTTGTCGTCGCATGTCTGCTGGTGCTGCGCGGCCACGCCCGCGAAAGCCTGCTGCGCCAGTGGTTCCGCACGCTGCTGCGCGCGTTCGGCGCCCGGCTCCGGGTGCACGGGGCCGTCCGGTTCCAGGAGACCGAGGGCCGCGGCGTGCTGGTGGTCAGCAACCACGTGTCGTGGCTGGACGAGCTGGCGATCGACGGCGTGCAGCCGATCCGGCTGGTGGCGAAGAAGGACATCCGCGACTGGCCGGTGCTCGGGTGGCTGGTCACCGCCGCGCGCACGGTGTACCTCGACCGCGAACGGCTGTCGCTGCTGCCCGGCACGGTCGCCGAACTGGCCGGCGCCCTGCGCGACGGGGCCGCCGTCGGCATCCACGCCGAGGGCACGACCTGGTGCGGCCTCGCGTCCGGCGGCTACCGGCCCGCGCTGTTCCAGGCCGCGCTGGACGCGGGCGTCCCGGTGCGCCCGGTCGTGCTGCGCTACCGGCTGGGCGACGGCTCGCCGACGACCGCGCCCGCGTTCGTCGGGACGGACACCCTGGCGGACTCGATCCGCCGCGTGGTCCGGCTGCGCGGCCTCGTGGTCGACGTGCACGTGCTCGACGAGATCGCGCCGGGCCGCGCGTCCACCCGCCGCGAACTGGCCGGTCTCGCCCAGCGCGAGGCCGAGCGGGTGCTGCACGGCGCGCTCACCAGGCCGCATATCGACTTGACCTCGACCCCGGTCGAGGTTGAACGATAG
- a CDS encoding GNAT family N-acyltransferase, translating to MTQPQLLVSTARPATGTPGYSLLVARDSAEVVAAQRLRHQVFAGEMGASLHTPVAGHDVDRFDEFCDHLVVRDDASGEIVGTYRMLPPDRAREAGGLYSETEFDLSNLAGLRHTLVETGRSCVHPDHRGGAVVSLVWAGIARYMLLSGHTWLAGCASVSLADGGEHASGVWDAVRAKHYAPEEFRVRPLNPWTPGAAPGRTVLPPLLKGYLRMGAQVCGPPALDEDFGVADLFILMNPSRMDRRYLKYFLGEAP from the coding sequence ATGACGCAGCCGCAACTGCTTGTCAGCACCGCAAGGCCCGCGACCGGCACGCCAGGGTACTCCCTCCTGGTCGCCCGTGACAGCGCCGAAGTCGTTGCCGCGCAACGGCTCCGCCACCAGGTGTTCGCCGGGGAGATGGGCGCTTCCCTGCACACGCCCGTGGCGGGCCACGACGTCGACCGGTTCGACGAGTTCTGCGACCACCTCGTGGTCCGCGACGACGCGTCGGGCGAGATCGTGGGCACCTACCGGATGCTCCCGCCGGACCGGGCCCGCGAGGCGGGCGGCCTGTACTCGGAGACGGAGTTCGACCTGTCGAACCTGGCGGGCCTGCGCCACACCCTGGTCGAGACCGGTCGGTCCTGCGTGCACCCCGACCACCGCGGCGGCGCCGTCGTCAGCCTGGTGTGGGCGGGCATCGCGCGGTACATGCTGCTGTCGGGCCACACCTGGCTCGCCGGGTGCGCGTCGGTGTCGCTGGCCGACGGCGGCGAGCACGCTTCCGGCGTGTGGGACGCGGTGCGCGCGAAGCACTACGCGCCCGAGGAGTTCCGGGTGCGGCCGCTGAACCCCTGGACCCCCGGCGCCGCTCCCGGCAGGACGGTGCTGCCGCCGCTGCTCAAGGGCTACCTGCGGATGGGCGCCCAGGTGTGCGGCCCGCCCGCGCTGGACGAGGACTTCGGCGTCGCGGACCTGTTCATCCTGATGAACCCGTCCCGGATGGACAGGCGCTACCTCAAGTACTTCCTCGGGGAAGCGCCGTGA
- a CDS encoding DUF4041 domain-containing protein, whose amino-acid sequence MEVRRFRPPPGWPRPPQGWVPPPGWAPDPSWPPAPAGWQFWGPVAQAHMTAPVPRIQVPVVPPVATNAFGSRRKALEAENARLRQALASAGALEDSVRAEGIRMMETQLQNVLAQVSQARAELAAVRDELINAQDAAVLQSAGVYAYAHPLDDAVGYKDRIAKIKEDTKAFVRTGNAVTATTNWQVNGSLSEGKKMVDDFSKLLLRAYNTEADNCVRTVRPQSRQNSVERLTKISETIARLGQSMEIRVDDRYHRLRCAEIVLTADHRAKVEAEKEEARLLREEMREQAAAARDYERARAKWDKERAHVESSLGALIRRGDGEGVAALALRSRLEEIEAGRAEVDEQADDARAGHVYVISNVGAFGEGVVKIGMTRRLDPHDRIRELGDASVPFRFDVHAIVQNRDAVGLVRELHTRFADRRVNQVNQRREFFRATPAEVLAAFRDIPDSGLVDFTERPDAAEWRSSTM is encoded by the coding sequence GTGGAGGTCAGGCGGTTCCGCCCACCACCGGGATGGCCCAGGCCGCCCCAGGGCTGGGTGCCTCCCCCTGGCTGGGCGCCGGACCCCTCCTGGCCACCCGCGCCCGCGGGCTGGCAGTTCTGGGGCCCGGTCGCGCAGGCGCACATGACCGCACCCGTGCCGCGGATACAGGTGCCCGTGGTCCCGCCCGTGGCGACGAACGCGTTCGGCAGCCGCCGCAAGGCGCTGGAAGCCGAGAACGCCCGGTTGCGCCAGGCGCTCGCCAGCGCGGGCGCGCTGGAGGACTCGGTGCGCGCCGAGGGCATCCGGATGATGGAGACCCAGCTCCAGAACGTGCTGGCGCAGGTGTCGCAGGCCCGCGCGGAGCTGGCGGCCGTCCGGGACGAGCTGATCAACGCCCAGGACGCGGCGGTGCTCCAGTCGGCCGGGGTGTACGCCTACGCGCACCCGTTGGACGACGCGGTCGGGTACAAGGACCGGATCGCGAAGATCAAGGAGGACACCAAGGCCTTCGTGCGCACCGGCAACGCGGTGACGGCCACGACGAACTGGCAGGTCAACGGGTCGTTGAGCGAGGGCAAGAAGATGGTCGACGACTTCTCGAAGCTGCTGCTGCGGGCGTACAACACCGAGGCGGACAACTGCGTGCGCACGGTGCGGCCGCAGTCGCGGCAGAACTCCGTCGAGCGGCTGACCAAGATCTCCGAGACGATCGCCAGGCTCGGCCAGTCGATGGAGATCCGCGTCGACGACCGCTACCACCGGCTGCGCTGCGCGGAGATCGTGCTGACCGCCGACCACCGGGCGAAGGTGGAGGCGGAGAAGGAGGAGGCCCGCCTGCTGCGCGAGGAGATGCGCGAGCAGGCCGCGGCGGCGCGGGACTACGAGCGCGCGCGGGCCAAGTGGGACAAGGAGCGCGCGCACGTGGAGAGCTCGCTGGGCGCGCTCATCCGGCGGGGCGACGGCGAGGGGGTCGCCGCGCTGGCGCTGCGCAGCCGCCTGGAGGAGATCGAGGCCGGACGGGCCGAGGTCGACGAGCAGGCGGACGACGCCCGCGCCGGGCACGTGTACGTGATCAGCAACGTCGGCGCGTTCGGCGAGGGCGTGGTGAAGATCGGGATGACCCGGCGGCTCGACCCGCACGACCGGATCCGCGAACTGGGCGACGCCTCCGTGCCGTTCCGGTTCGACGTGCACGCGATCGTGCAGAACCGGGACGCCGTGGGTTTGGTGCGCGAACTGCACACCCGGTTCGCCGACCGGCGCGTCAACCAGGTGAACCAGCGCCGCGAGTTCTTCCGCGCCACCCCCGCTGAAGTGCTCGCCGCGTTCCGCGACATCCCCGACTCCGGCCTCGTCGACTTCACCGAACGCCCCGACGCCGCCGAATGGCGCTCCAGCACCATGTAA
- a CDS encoding electron transfer flavoprotein subunit alpha/FixB family protein, with translation MSEVLVLVDHVDGDVKKVTYELLSAARRLGEPSAVVVAAPGTAAKVRESLGRYGAAKVYAVESDDAVNYLVTPKVDALAAIAGTASPAAILVSATVEGKEVAGRLAARLGSGLLVDVVDIDEDGTGTQSIFGGAFVVKSKVSTGVPVITVRPGGVEASESEGAAVEETVELPAADTAKSTRVTGREQIVGGDRPELTEASVVVSGGRGVGSADSFEVVEKLADSLGAAVGASRAAVDSGYYPHQFQVGQTGKTVSPQLYIALGISGAIQHRAGMQTSKTIIAVNKDNEAPIFEIADFGVVGDLFNVAPQLTEEVSKRKG, from the coding sequence ATGTCTGAGGTACTAGTCCTCGTCGACCACGTCGACGGCGACGTCAAGAAGGTCACCTATGAGCTGCTGTCCGCCGCGCGCCGTCTCGGCGAGCCGTCCGCGGTGGTGGTCGCCGCGCCCGGCACCGCGGCGAAGGTGAGGGAGTCGCTGGGTCGTTACGGCGCCGCGAAGGTCTACGCGGTCGAGTCGGACGACGCGGTGAACTACCTCGTCACTCCGAAGGTCGACGCGCTCGCCGCGATCGCGGGCACGGCGTCGCCCGCCGCGATCCTGGTGTCCGCCACGGTCGAGGGCAAGGAGGTCGCGGGCAGGCTCGCCGCGCGCCTCGGCTCCGGTCTGCTGGTCGACGTCGTCGACATCGACGAGGACGGCACCGGCACGCAGTCGATCTTCGGTGGCGCGTTCGTCGTCAAGTCGAAGGTCTCCACCGGCGTCCCGGTCATCACGGTCCGCCCCGGTGGCGTCGAGGCGTCCGAGTCGGAGGGCGCGGCGGTCGAGGAGACCGTCGAGCTGCCCGCCGCGGACACCGCGAAGTCCACCAGGGTCACCGGCCGCGAGCAGATCGTGGGCGGCGACCGTCCCGAGCTGACCGAGGCCTCGGTCGTCGTCTCCGGCGGTCGCGGTGTCGGCAGCGCGGACAGCTTCGAGGTCGTCGAGAAGCTCGCCGACAGCCTGGGCGCCGCGGTCGGCGCCTCGCGCGCCGCCGTCGACTCCGGTTACTACCCGCACCAGTTCCAGGTCGGGCAGACCGGCAAGACGGTGTCCCCGCAGCTGTACATCGCGCTCGGCATCTCCGGCGCGATCCAGCACCGCGCGGGCATGCAGACCTCGAAGACGATCATCGCGGTGAACAAGGACAACGAGGCGCCGATCTTCGAGATCGCCGACTTCGGCGTCGTCGGCGACCTCTTCAACGTCGCCCCGCAGCTCACCGAGGAAGTCTCCAAGCGCAAGGGCTAG
- a CDS encoding electron transfer flavoprotein subunit beta/FixA family protein — MNIVVLVKQVPDTWSERKLTDADHTLDRESADAVLDEINERAVEEALLLKEAHGGEVTVIAMGPARATDAIRKALSMGADKAVHVSDDSLHGSDVFATAKVLAKAIGTVEGFDLVIAGNEATDGRMGAVPAILAEYLGLPQVTQLRKLTVEGSTIKGERETEEGVAHLEATLPAVVSVTEKINEPRYPSFKGIMAAKKKPVSTLTVADLGVDAGEVGLNGAWSGVLEASPKPPRSSGQRIDDEGVGGSKIAEYLVGQKLI; from the coding sequence ATGAACATTGTCGTCCTGGTCAAGCAGGTGCCTGACACCTGGTCCGAGCGCAAGCTCACCGATGCCGACCACACCCTTGACCGCGAATCCGCGGACGCGGTGCTCGACGAGATCAACGAACGTGCCGTCGAAGAGGCGCTGCTGCTCAAGGAAGCCCACGGCGGTGAGGTCACCGTGATCGCCATGGGTCCCGCGCGCGCCACGGACGCGATCCGCAAGGCGCTCTCCATGGGCGCCGACAAGGCGGTGCACGTCTCGGACGACTCCCTGCACGGCTCGGACGTCTTCGCCACCGCCAAGGTGCTCGCGAAGGCGATCGGCACCGTCGAGGGCTTCGACCTCGTCATCGCGGGCAACGAGGCGACCGACGGCCGCATGGGCGCCGTTCCGGCGATCCTCGCGGAGTACCTCGGTCTGCCGCAGGTCACGCAGCTGCGCAAGCTCACCGTCGAGGGTTCCACCATCAAGGGCGAGCGCGAGACCGAGGAAGGTGTCGCGCACCTGGAGGCGACCCTGCCCGCGGTCGTCAGCGTCACCGAGAAGATCAACGAGCCGCGGTACCCGTCCTTCAAGGGCATCATGGCCGCGAAGAAGAAGCCCGTGTCCACCCTGACCGTCGCCGACCTCGGTGTCGACGCGGGCGAGGTCGGTCTGAACGGCGCGTGGTCCGGTGTGCTCGAAGCATCGCCCAAGCCGCCGCGCAGCTCGGGTCAGCGCATCGATGACGAGGGTGTCGGCGGTTCGAAGATCGCCGAGTACCTCGTCGGCCAGAAGCTCATCTGA